The DNA window ACGACTTCCTGGCGCAAGCCACTCCCAAGGATAAAATGGATTTGATCAAGCGGGAACAAGCCGGTGGCAAGCTGGTCGCAATGACCGGCGACGGCACCAACGACGCTCCCGCCCTGGCCCAGGCAGACGTTGGCGTGGCCATGAACACCGGCACGCAGGCCGCCAAAGAAGCCGGCAACATGGTGGACCTCGACTCCAATCCCACTAAACTCATCGAGGTAGTCGAAATCGGCAAGCAGCTTCTGATGACGCGCGGCGCGCTGACGACGTTTTCTATCGCGAACGACGTTGCCAAGTATTTCGCGATTATCCCGGCGATGTTCGCCGGCACCTTCCCGGTGCTGAATGCGCTGAACATTATGCATTTGCAGACCGCCCAGTCGGCAGTATTATCGGCGGTCATCTTTAACGCTCTCATTATTATTGCGTTGATCCCTCTCGCGCTGCGGGGCGTGAAATACCGGCCGATGGGGGCAGCCGCGCTGTTGCGGCGCAATCTGTGGCTCTATGGATTTGGGGGAATTATCATCCCGTTCATTGGGATCAAACTGCTTGATGTTTTAATCATGCACGTGGGTCTGGCGTAGAGAAGCTTACATGAAAAATAATTTGCTCACTGCCCTCTGGATGACCATCGCGACCACCATACTGCTAGGTATCATCTACCCGCTGGTAGTCACCGGCATCGCGCAACTTGTGTTTCCTGCTAAGGCCAATGGCCAATTGATCCAGCGCGACGGAACCATCATCGGGTCGCGGATCATCGGCCAGCCCTTCACTGGTCCGGCATATTTCCATTCTCGACCCTCGGCAGCGGGAAATGGTTACGATGCTGCGAACTCAGGTGGCACGAACCTGGGGCCGACCAACCATAAGCTGATTGACCGCGTACAACAGGACGCCGCTGCGTTGTCGGCCGGGAATTCGGGAAAGCCTATCCCAATCGATCTGGTCACCACCTCTGCCTCTGGCCTGGATCCCAACATTTCTCTTGCGGCTGCGGATTTCCAGATCGCCCGCGTGGCACGCGAACGCGGAATCAGCGAAGATCAGCTCCGCGGACTGATCGCTACCCACACTGCAGGCCGGCAGCTTGGATTTTTGGGGGAGGTCCGCGTGAACGTCCTTGAGCTGAACCTTGACTTGGATTCAAAACACCCACTGCAGGAGCATACTTCGAGGTAACGGCGATTTAGTTTACACAGGGACGCAGTGAATGCGTAGAAATCGAACCTCGAACCTACTGATTGTGGAACAGTAGCTAATCTGTCGGCTTTGCGGCGGTGGTGGCGTTTTGCGCTCAGGCCCGCCGTGATCTCCGTTGGCAAAAAATGCCGAACTGAATATGTACTTCGGTCGCAACTAACGGCCATCGCCAGGGTTAATTCGTTCTATTATAGTGTTGTCAAATGCCAAGGATTTTGTCAGTGTCATACGATGAAGGGCTGCTCAAGAGTCGCCAATTGTTGCTTGAGCGTCAGGGGTGCGAAGTAGTATCTGCCCACGGATACACAGCAGCCTTGGATGAATGCAACAGCGGCAATCCATATCATCTTTTCATTCTTGGGCATTCAATTCCCCACAAAGACAAGGAATCCCTGGTCGCTGCTTTTCGCGCTCACTACTCGGCCCCCATAATCGCGCTGAAAAAAACCGGTGAGGGGCCTGTTCAAGGTGCAGATTTTCTCATTGACCCCGAACCGACCGAACTGCTTGCCTTGGTTGCCAAAGTCGTTGCTCAGAAAGCTCAGCACAAAGGACCTTGATTTCAAACTCGCGCCATCCACATGTCAGTTCCAGTTATGAACATTGACGCGCGGTGCTATCTCCCGCACTAATGACGCTGTTTGCTGGCTGCGCAGACGTACGACTCCAAGGGTCTGGGGTCGCCGCTCACCGCCAAATAGACTCTTAACCCGGCCAACCCGAGTTCCTGGCCAAGAACTCTAAAACTCAGAACGGATGTGACCAGTTGCTGCTCTTTTACCCATCCTTAAGGTTCCCCTGCCGAGGCTTGCATGACATCCCCAAAGTGGCTTTTGCCCGCAGTTCTATGTTGTTTCGTGTTGTCGCTGTGTGGTGCAACAAACACCGGCGGGTCCTCTAGGGCCCAGTTCTCACCGCGGACCAGTCTTCCGTTAACATTCGAACGCAATGAGGGACAGGCCGATTCCGCCGTCAAGTTTTTGGGACGAGCGCCTGGTTACACGGTATTTTTCACCTCTTCCTCTGCGCTGTTGGTAGTTCCTCTTCCGGACAAACAAGGTCTCGCGACGATCGGCTTTGTGCCGGTCGGTCCCGGCCGTATGTCGCGGCGGCGCGTTGTGGGTGAACATCAGCTACCTACGCGAAGCAATTATTTGCGCCGTAGGCACTCCGCCGCAGATATAAGAGGTATCCCAAGTTACGCTCGGGTTCACTACGAAAACGTTGCTCCTGGAGTTGTGTTTGAGTATTACTCACGCAATGGGCGACTAGAATATGACATTGCTGCTGCTCCGCGCTCACACCTGAGAGATATCGCTGTTAAGATCCTTGGCGCCAGCAACATCTCCGTTGATCACAATGGAGATCTCGTAGTGCAGACGCCGGCAGGCCAGTTCCTCCAACATAAGCCCTTGGCTTATCAACAAGTCGGCAGTACGCGCGTGCTAATTCCGGCTCGCTACAGACTCCTGAGCGGCAACAAAGTCGGGTTTAGTTTGGCGCCATACAATCATGATAAGCAACTGGTCATTGATCCCGTTCTAACCTATTCAACTTACATAGGCGGGAGCACGCAAACCTCGGATGGCGTCTCGTCTGCAGCCACGTCTCTCGGTAGCGGCATCGGAATTGATGCCTCTAACAACGTCTATGTATCCGGATTCACGACTGCTGTGGATTTCCCCATCACCCCAGGTGCGTACGATTCCACCATTAGTCAACCCTGCACGCGCAGTAATGGTTGTTATTCCGCAGATGAATTCATTGCCAAGTTCTCTCCTTCCGGGAAATTGCTGTATTCCACTTTTCTTGGTCCCGGGGTCGGTGACGGGAATTTCCAGCCTCATTCGGATCCTCCACTGGCAGTGGATGCTGTTGGCAACGCTTATATCGCTTCCACAGGTTTGCCTTGCGACGATTGTTTCCAGTCCGAAGTTTCCATCGAGAAGCTGGATCCAACGGGCTCCCGGCTGCTCTACAGTTATCAGTACAACCTCGAGGGAGACGCGAGTGCCAACGCAGTAGCGGTCGATAGCGCGGCTCACCTGTACGTGGCTGGCAATTGGAACCAGGATGCCGGGCCAGCCTCTCCCCCGGGAAGCCAGATAGGAAGCGCGACCAATTGCTACATATTAAAACTCGACACCACTAAATCTGGCAGCTCATCGGTAGATTACACAACGTTAATCGGAGTCGCAGGCAGCACAGGTACCGGCATCAGTGGCATTGCCATTGATAACAGCGGTCACGCCTACGTCGCCGGTCCCACCGATTCTCCAAATTTTCCCCATACCACTCAATACGGCACTGGAAGCAACTCCTTCGTAATGAAGCTCAACACGAGCGGGAGTTCGTATCTGTACTCCGTAATAGTGGGTGGAGCAATTACCAATGCCATTGCAGTGGATCAATCTGGCAATGCATATTTGACGGGACAGGGCCTGCGCTCAGGATTTCCGACGACCTCGAACGCGTCTCAGTCTTCTTTTGGTGGCGGAACATCAGACGCCTTTCTGTTAAAGCTGAGTTCAACCGGTGGCTTGGCCTATGCGACCTACATCGGTGGCGGTGGCGAGGAGTCTGGAACAGCTGTGGCTGTTAGGTATGGTTATCCCGCAATCTCCGGTTCGACGAATTCAACCAACTTCCCGGTAACCGCGAACGCATTCCAACGCACTAATGCCGGTACGTGGAATGCATTCATTGACTTTCGTCACAATGACAGCAACTTAACCAGGTTCTACTCCACTCTCTTGGGAGGTAACAAACAGGACTGGTCGACTGGCGTAGCCCTCGATACCGGACTTAACGCGTATGTTACCGGAAGCGCCACGTCAGACCGCTTCCCCGTCACCTCCAATGCATATCAGGCAACGTTACGGGGAGCCCAAGACGCATTTCTATCAAAGATCGTTATCGCGGGGGACTTGGCAATGAAACTTACGCAATCCTCCAGTTCGGTGGCGCAGGGCTCGAATCTCACCTACACTGCCCGAGTGTCCAATAATGGCCCGGATACCTCCTCTGGGCTCGTCCTCAAGGATGTTCTTCCGAGTAGGTCGACCTTCGTCTCTTACACGATCACCGCTGGAAGCTGTTCCCACCCAGCCGTCGGTAGCACCGGGACTGTGGCCTGCAGCCTGAATTCTTTGCCAAAGGGAGCGCTGTGGACGCTCACCCTAACCAGTACCGTTCATTCCGCGAAAGGAAGTTCTATAACCGATACCGCCCAGGTGAGCGCAAAAACTCAGGATTTGTCACCTGGAAACAACAAGGCGAGTGCTACCACGGCTGTGTTTTAGAAGTGTATTCGCGGAAAGACGGTGACTTCTATGCTGAGTGCCGCCGAGCAGGCGGCTTCTGGGGCAAGGGATTTCACTTCGTCGCTCGGCCTGGTCGTCAAAAGCGATGGCACCATACAAGACGCGATTCCAAATATGGCGGCCTACGAGAGCGGGCTCGGTCCGTATATGCGGATTGTAGGTGTTAACGGTCAGCAGTTCTCGGTTGATGAATTGCATAGAGCGGTCCGTACCTCCAGTTTGAATTCTGGATCGATCGTTATTCTGGTATCGAACACCGGATATCTGGAAAACCATCCGATCGACTATCACTCAGGCATTCGCTACCCTCATCTGGAACGGGTAAGAAGCGGAGCCTCCCGGGCCTTGGGGTGCACTCACGAACTTTATCCCGCTTAGAGTTGAGTGCGTGACCGAGATCTCACGAAGAGAGATACCAGGGGATGTCAATCACGATAATCCGGTGATTCCCCTTTAAATAGAGCACCAGTTTGAGTGCGGTCGCGCGTTGACCATGCAGTAGATAATAAAACCAGCGGCGTTCCACCAATTCCGGCACCAACACAGCAATCTGGCGATCGGGATTCTGTCGTTCTATGTCCAGTATGTGCTGAAAGATGGGAGTAATGACCTGGCGATACGGAGAGTAGAGAATCACAAGTTCTGGCGCTTCCAGACCGGCCGCCTTTGCAGGGGCCTCGATGTACTCATGCCAGAGTCTGGAAAATTCTGTGCCTTTTTCTCTACTCTCTTCAGAGGCAATGTGCAGTACGCAGATTTCGCGGGATATGGCATAACCAAAGCGAAGAGCTTTTTCGGCGACCCGGCTCCAGTGGTCCATCGGCAGAACGACAATAGGCGGAGATATTCCGCTGAGGTTTGCAGGTCCGTGGTGTGCCGTTTCCCGCATGATTTTGTCGTAATGTCGCCGGATGCCCGACATCAGCAGAATCAATGTAGGAATGAGGAGGACGGTGATCCATGCGCCACTGGTGAACTTGGCAACGAGAATGATACAGACGGTAATCCCCGTGGCTGTAGCCCCAATTCCGTTGATAAGCATGCTGGTTCGCGCACCTCGTCCTCCGGTCCTCTTCCAATGCATGACCATTCCAGCTTGTGAGAGGGTGAATGCGAGAAAGGCCCCGACTGCAAATAGCGGAATTAAACGGTCGGTAATGCCTCGGAAAATAATCAGCAGAAACCCGGCCAGCAACACCAGTGCGTAAATGCCGTAGGAGTAGACCAACCGCCGGCCGCGGAATGCAAACGGGTAGGGTAAGTATCCTTTTTCTGCGACGGCGCGGCAAAGACGTGGAAAATCCGCGAAAGCGGTGTTGGCCGACAACGAAAGAACCACAAGAATGGCGCCGATGGTTACAAAGTAGAACAGATTTCTTCCCGCTATCGCGGCCGTGAGCTGCGATAGTACGCTCTGATATCCCCGCGCCCCGGGCTCGGTTGCGCCAATGTGATACGCCCGAACCAGGTAGCCGATACCGGCGAGAAGCAGTACCAGGATGC is part of the Terriglobales bacterium genome and encodes:
- the kdpC gene encoding potassium-transporting ATPase subunit KdpC, encoding MKNNLLTALWMTIATTILLGIIYPLVVTGIAQLVFPAKANGQLIQRDGTIIGSRIIGQPFTGPAYFHSRPSAAGNGYDAANSGGTNLGPTNHKLIDRVQQDAAALSAGNSGKPIPIDLVTTSASGLDPNISLAAADFQIARVARERGISEDQLRGLIATHTAGRQLGFLGEVRVNVLELNLDLDSKHPLQEHTSR
- a CDS encoding SBBP repeat-containing protein; protein product: MGRAPGYTVFFTSSSALLVVPLPDKQGLATIGFVPVGPGRMSRRRVVGEHQLPTRSNYLRRRHSAADIRGIPSYARVHYENVAPGVVFEYYSRNGRLEYDIAAAPRSHLRDIAVKILGASNISVDHNGDLVVQTPAGQFLQHKPLAYQQVGSTRVLIPARYRLLSGNKVGFSLAPYNHDKQLVIDPVLTYSTYIGGSTQTSDGVSSAATSLGSGIGIDASNNVYVSGFTTAVDFPITPGAYDSTISQPCTRSNGCYSADEFIAKFSPSGKLLYSTFLGPGVGDGNFQPHSDPPLAVDAVGNAYIASTGLPCDDCFQSEVSIEKLDPTGSRLLYSYQYNLEGDASANAVAVDSAAHLYVAGNWNQDAGPASPPGSQIGSATNCYILKLDTTKSGSSSVDYTTLIGVAGSTGTGISGIAIDNSGHAYVAGPTDSPNFPHTTQYGTGSNSFVMKLNTSGSSYLYSVIVGGAITNAIAVDQSGNAYLTGQGLRSGFPTTSNASQSSFGGGTSDAFLLKLSSTGGLAYATYIGGGGEESGTAVAVRYGYPAISGSTNSTNFPVTANAFQRTNAGTWNAFIDFRHNDSNLTRFYSTLLGGNKQDWSTGVALDTGLNAYVTGSATSDRFPVTSNAYQATLRGAQDAFLSKIVIAGDLAMKLTQSSSSVAQGSNLTYTARVSNNGPDTSSGLVLKDVLPSRSTFVSYTITAGSCSHPAVGSTGTVACSLNSLPKGALWTLTLTSTVHSAKGSSITDTAQVSAKTQDLSPGNNKASATTAVF
- a CDS encoding APC family permease, translating into MGPAAGIPIFGLDALSSAAYGPEAALTVLIPLGIVGLGYIVPISALIIVLLCIVFFSYLQTISAYPTGGGSYTVASENLGEFPGLLAAAALMIDYILDVAVGISAGVGALISAVPALQPHTLGLCLGILLILTLINLRGVREAGLAFMAPTYLFVGCLGTVIAIGVFKVWATGGHPVPVVPPPTLPPPSAAVSAWLLLKAFASGCTALTGVEAVSNGVTAFREPRVKCARITLGAIVGILVLLLAGIGYLVRAYHIGATEPGARGYQSVLSQLTAAIAGRNLFYFVTIGAILVVLSLSANTAFADFPRLCRAVAEKGYLPYPFAFRGRRLVYSYGIYALVLLAGFLLIIFRGITDRLIPLFAVGAFLAFTLSQAGMVMHWKRTGGRGARTSMLINGIGATATGITVCIILVAKFTSGAWITVLLIPTLILLMSGIRRHYDKIMRETAHHGPANLSGISPPIVVLPMDHWSRVAEKALRFGYAISREICVLHIASEESREKGTEFSRLWHEYIEAPAKAAGLEAPELVILYSPYRQVITPIFQHILDIERQNPDRQIAVLVPELVERRWFYYLLHGQRATALKLVLYLKGNHRIIVIDIPWYLSS